CATCAATACCCGGCTCGGCGGAGGCTTCCGAACGGGCTGGGGAGTGGTCGGCCTGCGCGGGACCTGGCGGCACGTCACCAGCACCGAACGGCGCATCGCGGGCGAAGAGGACCGGTTCCCCATCCCCAAGAACGTCGCCCGCATCGGCATCCTTGCACGGCGCGGCGGCCTGAGCGCCACCTGGACCACCTACTACCGCGCTGGCTACAAGAACCGGGCGGGTACCGGAACTTTCGAGTCCTGGACCGGCCACGACCTGGTCCTGGACTGGGTCGACCCGCTGGATTTGAAAGGCGCGCGGGTGTCGGCGGGCGTATTCAACGTCACCGACGCCGGCCTCGCGGTGGACACATCCAACCCGAGCAGCGTGGACGGGCCCACGGAAGCCGGCTGGGGGCGCACCTTCTTCCTCAGCCTCAGAATGCAGTTCTGACAGGGAAGACCGGCTATTGCATGAAGAAGCCCAGCGAGCCGCTGGTGTAGTCAAGCAGCGGCGCCCAGTACACTCCCAGCACGACCGTCAGCACCATGAGGGCGCCAAGCAGCGGCATGGCGCTGGGGGTGGCGGCCACGGGGCCTTCCTCGGGAGCGGGCTCGTCCAGGAACATGGTCTTGACGATCCGCCAGTAATAGTAGAGCGAGATGACCGTGTTGATCATGGCCACCACGGCCAGCACGTAGAACTGGCCCTCGATGATGGCGGCCACGAGCAGAAACTTGCCGATGAAGCCCGCCAAGGGCGGCAACCCGGTGAGGGAGGCCAGGAACACCATCATGCACACGGCCGGAAAGGCCGCGCCCCGCCAGGCCAGTCCGCGGTAGGCGTCCATGTCCTCGCGTCCGGTGGCGTTGGCCACGATCATGACCACCAGGAACGCGCCCAGGTTCATGATCAGGTAGACCACCACGTAGAACAGCATGGCGTTCAGGCCGTCGTTGTTCAGCACCACCAGCCCCATCATAATGTAGCCGGCGTGGGCGATGCCGGAATAGGCCAGCAGGCGCTTGACGTTGCGCTGGTTCAGGGCCGAGAGGTTGCCCCAGGTCATGGTGATGATGCTCAGGGCCACCAGCAGGTCGGTCCACTGGAGCGCGGGGAACGCCTGGAACGCCCAAAATCCCTCCTGCCCCAGGGTCGACACCGCGGGGTAGAAGAAGCGGATCAGGATAGCCACGCCGGCGGCGTTGGAAGCCACCGAGAGGAACCCGGTGAAGGGCGTGGGCGCCCCCTGGTACACGTCCGGCGACCACATGTGGAAGGGCGCGAAGGCCATCTTGTAGCCGAACCCCGCCAAGATGAAGACGAAGGCCATGAAGAGGGCGACCTGGTTGCCGCCGGTTTCGGCCATGGCCGTGTTGATGGCGGCGTAGTCGAGGCTCCCGGCCATGCCGAACACCCAGCTCATGCCGTAGATCATGGTGCCGGAGGCGACGCCGCCGTAGATGAGGTACTTGAGCGCGGCTTCCGCGGAGCGCCGGTTGTGCGGCAGCATGCCGGTGAGGATGTACGAGGTCAGGCTCACCAGCTCCAGGCCGAGATAGGCCATCAGCAGGTTGTTGGCCGAGGCCATGAAGAACATGCCGAACCCGCAGGTCAGCAGCACGATGTAGTACTCGCCCAGGTGCACCTGGCGCACCTCGCCCGACCCGATGGACATCCAGATGGCGCCCACCAGCGCCGCCAGGGTGACCACCTTGAAGAACAGGCTGAAGTTGTCCAGCGTCACCATGCGGTGGAACAGGAGCGTGGGCTCCGCGCCGTAGAGATCCACGGTGGCGCCCAGGGCGATGAGGCACCCGGCCAGGCCCAGGTAGGCCATGGCGCGCTTGTTGGCCACCACCAGGTCCAGGATCGTCAGCAGGAGGATGGTCCCCGCGAGGACGATCTCCGGGTAGAACAGACTCAGGCTTGCGACGTTACCGAGATCCATGGCGCTACGACAGGTGTGCGATCACCATCTGGTTGATGTTGTTGAGAGAGGCCTGGAGCAGGTCCAGCACCACCCGGGGATAGACCCCGACGATGACCACGATCACCCCCAGCGGGAACAGCGTGAATATCTCGCGGCCGTTGATCTCGGGCAGCGAGCGGTACTTCTCGTTGGGCGGACCGAGA
This Deltaproteobacteria bacterium DNA region includes the following protein-coding sequences:
- a CDS encoding NADH-quinone oxidoreductase subunit N, producing MDLGNVASLSLFYPEIVLAGTILLLTILDLVVANKRAMAYLGLAGCLIALGATVDLYGAEPTLLFHRMVTLDNFSLFFKVVTLAALVGAIWMSIGSGEVRQVHLGEYYIVLLTCGFGMFFMASANNLLMAYLGLELVSLTSYILTGMLPHNRRSAEAALKYLIYGGVASGTMIYGMSWVFGMAGSLDYAAINTAMAETGGNQVALFMAFVFILAGFGYKMAFAPFHMWSPDVYQGAPTPFTGFLSVASNAAGVAILIRFFYPAVSTLGQEGFWAFQAFPALQWTDLLVALSIITMTWGNLSALNQRNVKRLLAYSGIAHAGYIMMGLVVLNNDGLNAMLFYVVVYLIMNLGAFLVVMIVANATGREDMDAYRGLAWRGAAFPAVCMMVFLASLTGLPPLAGFIGKFLLVAAIIEGQFYVLAVVAMINTVISLYYYWRIVKTMFLDEPAPEEGPVAATPSAMPLLGALMVLTVVLGVYWAPLLDYTSGSLGFFMQ